The Neochlamydia sp. S13 DNA segment GTCTCTCAAATATTCCATTTCGACTCGCCCAAATACAAGGATACGCTTATAAGCATGATTTTTCATAAAACCACATAAACTAAGTCCTGGGCGATGAGACTCAGGTACCTTGATAGAACGCTTGAGTCCTTTATGGCCTGCTACAAGAACCAGGCCTAAATCATGGCCATGTTTTTGGAAAAGTTCCTCTACCTTGTAAATCATATTTGCTAGCTTACTCTTCCATGATAAAATGTTAGCTCCTCTACAAAAAGCGTAATAGCCAACTTAAAGGAGGAAAAATCTTTAAAATTTGATAGCTCTTTTATCTTTTTCAATTGAATAGAAGGATAAAGAGTTCCCATCACTAACCTACTGTTAGCCACCTGGTAGCTAATCCACAAAAAATCGAAAAAGCAGTATTTCAACAGAATCATAAATGATAATAAAGTTATACGGTTAATACTAAATTCCTTCTTTCACTAACAAAAATTTATCCTCATCTCCTACAAAAGCAGGCGAAAAGCTATGTAACGCTTTGGCATTTATCCTTCCCATTCATTCTCCAACTGTTTTTGCTTGATAAAGATTTTAATGGTAGCCGCGCTTCAAAAAAAATCCCCACAATTTTTTAAAAGCCACTAGCAAATTAAATGCTCTAAAAAATTCACAACCACTTAAGATGACCGGTAAGCAAATAATAGGATAATTCATAGCAGAACTTTGAAAATTTAAGTAGGCTAGCTCCTAATATTTTCCAGAAAAAACTTAAACTTTTTTCTAAAAAGAACGCTTGAGGAAAGCTTTCTCGGACACTAGGAACAGATAACTGAGGATGGTAATCTTTAACAGACAAATTCATCGACTTATTCCTTAAAATTGAGAGGTATTAAGGGCTAAAGGCTACATTTAAATGGCTTTCTAAATTTTTATCCTCTTTAATAAGCTGGTAGCATGGGGCTCTAATGATTAGAGAAGTGCTAGCAAATTTTTTATTTTTTTCCTTAAAAACTTTCCAATCATACTTTTACCAAATTTTTGAATTTCTTTGAATTTAATTAAGAAGGGTTTGCATTAATTATGTTAAAAAACTAAGATGAAAAGCAAATGGGTTAATTTTTTGAGCTTATTTTTATTTCCTGATTTTCAAGTACTTAGAGAACAAAGGATGGCCAAACGTGGAGGTAAACAGAGTAAGGCTAGAAAGATTAAATGTCGAATTTAAAGATTTGCAATCGGGAGATATGTCCCAGCATAATTTTGCTGAGCTTATTCTTATTGAGCATATCCCTGGAGGCACAGCCCCCTTATGTTATATTCTTAAAAATGATAAAATTTTTAGTGAAGCTCTACCAGAAAATTTTCACTACCTACTTTCTACCTTAGATAGGACAGCTTTTTACCCCATCGGCGAAGTGCTAGCCATTAATAAGCTTCATAAATATGTCTTATTAAAAGATAATAATTCAATTTCTTATAATTATTTAATTATCACTTTTAGCAACCACTACGCTTTAATTAACTATGCCTTTTTAGCGGGTATCCATACCTTGATGGATGCTCTTCGAGTACGCAAAAAAATCCCTGCGGCTTTCCCTGACCCAATTAAAGCTAGCCAACCCAAAGAACGCACTAAATTAAAAGGAACTAAAACGCTATCTAAGAATTTAAGCTTTCTTCAATCTCTTCAAAGCCTTCAGTCTCGCAAAATAAATAAGTTGAAAGATCGAGGTTTAACTTGCTCCCTTAACAACCCAAACAAGAGATTATACGAAGTTCAAATTTAATATCCTTGGTCCCTTATATTTATTTTGTAAAAGTTATCCCGCTCTTTTCTATGGCCTTTCATTTTTATTAGGAGTCTATGGCGGCTTAGGGATTTCATCTTCTAGCCTCTTTATAAATAGCCTGCTTCTAACCATCCTTTTGCTCGCTTTTGTCTTTCACCAAGAATACAAAGCTGCTGTTTTTAACTTTCTTCTTTTTTTGAGTGCTGCTTTCTATTCTTCCCTAGCCTTCCAACCTCCTCAGCTACCTGAACAAGGAGTTACTGGTACTGCGCTTATTCATATCTCTTCTTTATCCCGAAAGAATACCTTCATGGGTAAAAACTGGAGCTATCAAGGTAAGCTGCTCTCTTTTACTGGGCACGAATCTCTAAATATCTATCCTAATATTTCTATCATCATTTCTTTATTGGATCATGCAGCGCTTAATCGTCCTTTAGCTAATAAAACCTACCTTTTACAAGGTAGGCTTAAACAGTCTAAAAATGGTAAATTTATTTTCAAGCCAACTAAACACCACCCATGGTATCCTTTAGCAAATAGTTGGGGTCTAGCAGAATGGCGCTTTAATGCCAAACAAGCCGTTAATAAATATATTTCTCAAAAAATTTCTAAAAACCCTAATAGCCCTAGTAGCAGCTTTCTTTCAGGCATAACAACGGGCGAATTTGAAAATCGTCTCATGGCTTTTGAATTTTCGCGTTTCGGCTTGCAACATATCATGGCTATTTCGGGCTTTCATTTTGCCATCGTAGCAGGCATGCTGGGTTTTATTTTATCTTGGATAGTAGGACAAAAAACGAGTGTAAGTCTTCTTATGCTTTTTATGACTCTCTACTTTGCTTTTCTAGGGCCTTCTCCCTCTATAATTCGAGCATGGGTCAGCTGCATGCTAGGCTTTGGTGCTACCCTATTAGAGAAACCTCCTTCTGGCCTCAATTCTTTAGGAATAGGATTGTTAATCGTTCTTATTTTTGATCCGGAATTAGCGCTTCATATAGGCTTCCAATTTAGCTTTGCCGTGACAGCAGCCATCCTAGTCTCTTATTTTTCCTTCGACTATTTACTCCAAAAGATTTTTGCTAAGAAAACCTTTAATCAATTAATGGCCATGAATCTTTCCAATCAGCACGGCTTTATCGTTCTCACTCTCTTCCGCCAAGCATTAGCACTATCCATAGCAGTTACTTTAGCAGCCCTTCCTCTCACCCTCTATTATTTTCAAAAATTCCCCTTATGGAGTATAATTTATAATTTCTTTTTTCCTTGGATGGTAAGTCTTGCCCTCATGTTATTATTAGCTGGCTTAATGGTAGGAATTTTAAGCTCTAGCCTAGCCCAGATCATCTATAATTTTAATGAATCCTTTACCAACTTTGTCTTAGATTACGCCTATGGTATGCCCAAAAGCCTGGATTATAATATAAATTTGTTGATGAACCAGGAAATAACTATTTTATGGCTAGGAATATATTTTCTAGCAGGAATTTATGGACGAAATTATTTGAGCAAGCAACAAAAGATTACAAGCCATGAACTCATTTTTTAAAGATTCTGTCTGGTGCTATTGTCTATACCTATTTGCCAATTTTTTTTTAATATTTACCCTACTATCTTATAGCCCATATTCCTCACTGTTTTTTGTAAATATCTGAATATGAGAAGTTTATAAAATTTAAATTTAGGAATTAACTTTTATAAGCCCTTAGCAATCAGTAGCTTAAATTTCAGGGGAGGAATGTGGGTTATAGCGAAAAAGGCAACTCATTAGTGCGTATAAAAAGTTTAAGAGGGAAAAGATGATTTTCTTCCCGCATTTCTTGAAAAAGCTAAATTAAGCTCCTGTAAATTGGCATTTATTGTTACTGTTGTTGAATGATGGATGCCATATAGCCTGATATTAATTCTGAACGCTTCTTTAGTATATTTGATGGCTAGGCTTAAATTACCTTGTTTTTTGTAGGCTTGTCCTAGCCGGTAAGCGAGTCTTATGGCTTTATTGATATGCTCGAATGCCTTTTCTAATTTACCTTGTTTTTGGTAGATTAGACCTAAGTGGTGGTAATAAGTTACTACATGGGGATGATTTTCATCACCAATCTTAATGAAGATATCGACAGCTTGATGGACATACTCTGCCGCTTTCTCTAAATCTCCTTGATCTTGGTAGATTAGCCCTAAATGATGGTAATAAGTTGCTAAAGAGGGATGATTTTCATCACCAATCTTAATGAGGATATCGACAGCTTGATGGACATACTCTGCCGCTTTCTCTAAATCTCCTTGATCTTGGCGGAGGATCATCCCAAGATGATTGTAATTTTCAGCCGCATTACGATGGTTCCCCCCAGAATGTTTAAGATTAATTTTGAGGGCTTTTCGGATATATTCAGCGGCTTGCTTTAAATTCCCTAGCCCTATGAAAATTCCTCCTAGGTTATTGTAATCTGTTGCTACTGTATGATGATTTTTGCCAAAAAATTTACGGTCAATGGCAAGAGCTTTTTTAACATTCTCCATTGCCTTTTCTAATTCCCCTTGTTTTTGATAGATCATTGCCAGGTTGTTGTAATTTGTGACCACATTGGGATGCATCTCACCATAAAAATTAAGATTGATGTTGAGTGCTTGTTTTACAAAATCCATCGCTCTTATTACATCTTCTTGCTCTAGGTAAATCATTGCTAAATTATTATAATCTATGGCTACACTAGCAGGTTTTTCTTTAATAAACTTCTTGTCAATCTTGAGCGCTTTCTTATAATACTCAACCGCTTTTTTTAAATTACCTTGCCCATGGTAGATTAGCCCTAAATTATTGTAAGCTCCTGCTATACATGGATGATCTTCATCCACAAGCTCTCTAAGGATTTTGAGTGCTTGATTTGCATAATCTATTGCGTTTTCAAAATTTACTTCAGTCGGATAAAGCGAGATTAGATTGTTGTAAACTGATGCTACAAAGGACTTATTTTCCCTAGGAGATTTAAGAGCAACCTTACGCGCCTGATTTAAATATTTAGCTGCCAGCTTTAGACTTCCTTCTTGCTCATCTTGCTCATAGATAAGCCCTAACTCATTCAAAGATTCAAAATTTTCTGAATCTTTTTTTAAAGCTTCATGAAACCACTTTTTTGCTTCCTGATTTTGAAAAAGCCTTAAAGCTATGTATCCTTGCGTTTGGGGTGAATCATCATTTAAATCGGAGGATGAAAGATTGTTTTCATGTCCTGCTAAAAAGTCTCGCATAGCGTGGTAGAAAGGAATATAGATACGATAAATTTTTTTTATCTTCTCTAGAGCTTTATGATCTAAAGCCAATTGCTCTTTGATAAGTCTAGGGTCATCAAATCCAAAGGGTTTAATAAGAGGATTCATAGCTTCCTTTTGCGCATTACAATTAAAGTAAGTTCTAAGGCGCATAAATAAAACTATACTCATCCAGTCCTGTAACTTTTCAGCTGCGTTACTTGTTAATATTCCTTGCTTGTTTAGCTGATCAATTCTACCAAATGTATCTAAAGTTACTACTTCTTTAAGAAGGGCTAACCTATCCACCGCCAGATGGGGAAAGCGATAAAAATCAATTTTAACTTTAAAAAGCATTCCCTGCTTTTCTAAACTACCCATTCCTGGATCAAAAGCTATCATATCTTCTTGAACTAAATGTTTCTTGGCTAAATAATGGCGAAGATTAAGGCCTTCTTGATAAGGCGTATTAAGATTTTCTTGAACTTTTTGCCTATATTGCTCTGTTAATTCATTGTTGCCTAGCAAATGAGTAAAATTCAGAAGCTCCATGGGAAGATGAGACTCTTTTTCATGCCACCATTGGTCTTTTTCATCTTTGCTAATGTATTGAGCCATCTTTTCAGGAGTTTGAATAAGCTTAAATGTTTGGCGATTGCCAAAGGGAGTTTTACAACCTTTTCCTTTCGCTCCTTCACCATCAAAAGCAAAACCTGTTGGAGTTATGCTATCAAAAAAATCTATAGCTTTTAAACAAGGAATATTTAAAGCAGGAAGAATCGTCTCCCCTAAGTTAATAACTCTCAAGTGAATTAGAGTAGTCAGGCGCTTAAAGTACTTTCTATTGTCTTTACTATCTTCTTGGATTAGAATGCCAAATTCTAAATCGGAATAAGGAGTCATCTCTTCTCTAGCTAGGGAACCAAAGCCTATCATGGCATATTCGCATGGAGCAGGTTCCAAGGTAGCCATGGCTTGCTCTACAATAAGCTTAAAAAAGACTTTTATTCTTTGTACGACCTCCTGGTAGATTTGTCTTACCTCTTGAGAAGAAGGCGTTTCAGGCAAAGCTTGGATCTTCGCCTTTATGCCCGCCCTAAGCTTTTCCAATGCTTGGCGATTCCCTTCAAGTTGTTTCCTCATTACTGCAGAATCAAGCGATTTTCCTTTACATTCTCTAACCAATAAATTTTGTACGTGAGAAAGTCTATCTCTAATAATTTCTTGCCTTTCTTTAGGAGCTTTGTGCAAGGCATAATTGTAAAGACCCGCGGCTTGCAAGAGCGTTTCCGAATTTTCTTTTCTTAAATAAATATCACCTAATCTTTCTATATAAAGGCTTTCTTGGATGGGATCTTTCTCTTTAACAGCACGTTTTAAAACTTGCGTATAGGATAACTCTAGGTCTTTCATCTCCTCTTCTGGTAAAAGGTCATCGATTCCTAAGCTTTCTAAAGTTTTTTTTAATTCATTTTTAGGTGGAGAGTTAGAAAGGGGGGGATTAGAAGAGTCTCCTACCTTCGAAAAAAGAGGAGATTCTCGTTTTAAATGCTTCTGCGCATACAAAAAGTGCCCCCCTAAGTCCACAATAAAAATGTATTCGTTAGGTCTTTCTTTTTGAGGGATAGCTTTCCATTCCTGCGATCTATTCCCTTCAGGTAAGCCTTGTTCTGAAAAGATCAACCTATCATGAATCCCGCAAATCAAATGCTCTTCATTAACTGTTACTAGCCTGATAGGAATAGATAAGGCCGAGGCTAATAGATCACCTTCACCTAAGCCACTTACCCAAGTAGCTTTTCTTTTTATTTCTTCGGCTCTTTCGCTGCCGATGTGTCTAACAATATCAGCGAGTACTTGCCTTAAATAAGGAATTTTATCTTTACAATCGTCTAATAAAGGAATTTTTCTAGAAAGACAAGCATAGCTTCCTAAAAAAGCGCTAAAAAAGCAGTCTCCATCACTAGCCACCCCTTTTAATTCAAAGCCTTCTTCTTTTAGGTAAGTAGCCGCAGCATTTACTTTTGCTTTTATCGAATTACTGATGATACTAGTAGAATCCTGCCATAGAGCCACGGCTATTTGAGTTTCGTCCCACTGGCAAGAAGAAAGATCTAAAGATTGTACCTTATCACCAGGTTGCTCTTCTTCTTGCAAGCCATCTTCAAAGCTTGCTGAATAAAGCTTTTTCAACAAGTTGGTTTGTTCAGCTAATCGCTTCCATTCTTTGCAGACTAAGCTTGCTTGGCATAAGTCTTGGCATCCCAGTTTTTTAAAAATCTCCAAGCTAATTTCGGCATAAGGGCCTAATTTCAAGTAAGGCTGTTTTCTTTTTTCAATTTTCTTAAATCCAGGAAATATAAAAGGATGAATGCTTAAGGTTGGTAAATTCATAGAAATTATCTTTTTTACTTAATTTTTAATGAAAAGTTAAATAGGTATTTAGCATTATTTATAGTTTCTTGAAACAACTTTTTAGCCTGCTAGGCTGAAAAGCAGCTGTAGCAGCTACTCTTTCTTTTGCTAAGCTAGCTAACTCTCTCGCAGCCCTAATCATTCGGTCATGATTAATCAAATTCAAATACACCCTCTCTTTTAAATCAGGCAAAACACAAGGCAAGCATTTGATAACTTAGTAATTTTAAAAGTTTGTCGTTAGCTCCAACTCAAAAGAGCATTGATAGCTGATTTTCTTTCTCGTTAAGTTATTATCATAGCAGCACCTTTTACACAAAGTTATATTCTTATTCTCCAAGTCAACTCAACGCTTCCCCCTTCCCGTTGACTTACCCCGCCTCTTAAGAAGTGTGGTTGTTTTCACCTCAGATGTTGGAAAAAATGACTTGAGTTTCTGTAGGTTACTATTAATGGTTGCCACCTCAGGATGATGAATGCCATATATAACAATGCCACTTCGAAGAGCCTGCTTAGTATAATTAAGCGCTTTTCCTAACTTCCCTTGCTCTTGATAAACCATTCCCAGATCCTCACAATCTCTTAACGCACGTGGGTGATTTTCACTAAAAAGTTTAATATTAATTTTAAGTGCTTTCTTGATATATTTGCCGGCGGGCCTCAAATTTCCTTGCTCTCGATAGATGAGTCCCAAATTTTTATAATCTTCAGCTACCCGAGGATGATATTCACCGTAATGCTGAATATTAATCTGAAGCCCATGATGGATATACTTAGCTGCTTTTCCTAGTTCTCCCTGAAATCGATAAATTTGCCCTAAATGATGGCAGAGATTTGCTGCCTTTAAATGATTTGCACCATCTACTTTAAGGAAAACACCTAGTGCTTGAGTGAATGACTTAGCAGCTTGCTCAACATTGCCTTGTTCTTGATAAATTGTTCCAAGATTATTGTGAACTCTTGCTACTCTGGGATGATAATTGCCAAAAAGCTCGATACGGATTTTCAATGCTTTTTTGGCATTCTCTATGGCCTGCTCAAAATCTCCTTGTTTTTGAAAGATCGTTCCAAGATGATTGTAACTTGTGGCTACATGAGGGTGATTCTCTCCAAATAATTTAATATTTATTTTAAGGGCTTTGCGGATCAATTTAAAAGCCTCTTTTAAATTGCCTTGGCTTTGATAGATACTTCCTAGATTATTATAACGAGTAGCTATTTTTATATGATTTTTTCCTAATAACTTGAGATCGGTTTTTAAAGCTTGCTTCAAGTGCTTGGCTGCCTGTTCATAATCCTTCTGTGCATGATACATCAGCCCTATAATATTATAATTCTTGCTCATATTAAAATGATGCTCTCCATACAGCTTGAGGTCTATATCAAACGCAAGCTTGATAAGCTCTGCTCCTTTTGCTAGATCCCTCTGTTCCTGGTAGATTCGTCCTAGATTGATATAGTATATAGCTAGGCTAGAATGACTTTTGCCGTAAAGCCTGAAGCCTATCTCGAGCGCTTGCTTGACATACTTAGCTGCCTTTTCCAAGTTACCTTCTTCTAAATAGATGCATCCTAGATTGTTGTAACAATTGGCTGCCCTTAAATTATTTTTGCCATATAGCTTGATAGTCATTTTAAGAGCTAGCTTTACATAGTTAGCAGCTATTCTTAATTTTCCCTGGTTTTGATAGAAAACTCCTAAATTATTATAATCTCTTGCCACTTGAAGGCTATCTTTCCCCTCAAGCTTGAGGTCTATTTCAAGTGCTTGATAGATATGCTCAATCGCCTGCTCGAAATTTCCTTGGATTCCATCAATTATTCCTAAAGTATTTAATAGATCAGACTTTTCTGAAGTTTCTTTTCTTGCTAAGCTATACCACTTTTTAGCTTCTTCATGTTGGAAAAATCTCAGAGCTATATCTCCATGCATTTGAGGAGAGTTTTCATCTAGAAGTGATAATTTCAATCTATCCTCATCCCCTAATAAAAACTCTTTCATAGCCTGATAGAAGGGAATAAAAACATGATAGATTTTCTTTATCTTTGCTAATGTTTCCCCATCTAAGCCAAGCTGCTTTTGAACAAGGGTAGATTCGTCAATATCAAAAACCTTAATGAGAGGATTCATCATTTCCTGTTGGGCTTGATAATAGGAATAGGTTTTAAGACGCATCAGTAACGCTGTAAGCATCCACTCTTTTAACTTTTCAGCTGCTCCCTGATTCAAGGCTCCTTGATTGCTTAATTGATCGATCCTGCTATATGTATCCACGGCTGCCACTTTATTAAAAAGCGCTAGCCTATCTAAGGCTAGATGAAGGAAACGATAAAGGTCATGTTTGGTGTGGAAAAGCATGCCCTGACACTCTAGCTCTCCTATTCGTGGTTCAAAAACCATCATATCCTCTTCAACCAGATGATACCTAGCTAAGTATTGACGAAGAGTAAGGCTTCTTTGATAACAGGTATCAAGGTTTTCTTGTAATTCTTGTTTGTACTGTTCCGTTAATTTAAAAGCACCTAATAGATGAGTGTAAGTCACAAGCTCCAGGGGAAGATGAGGTTCTTGCTGATGCCACCAGTAGCCTTCTTCATCTTTAGCTATATATTGCGCCATCTTTTCAGGAGTTTGAATAAGCTCAAATGTTTCACGATTGCCATAAGGGGTTTTACAGCCTTTTCCTGCTACTCCTGCCCCATCAAAGGCAAAACCCCTTGGAGTTATGCTATCAAAAAAATCTATAGCTTTTAAACAAGGAATATCTAAAGCAGGTAGGATAGTTTCGCCTAAGTTGATAACTTTTAA contains these protein-coding regions:
- a CDS encoding tetratricopeptide repeat protein, which produces MNLPTLSIHPFIFPGFKKIEKRKQPYLKLGPYAEISLEIFKKLGCQDLCQASLVCKEWKRLAEQTNLLKKLYSASFEDGLQEEEQPGDKVQSLDLSSCQWDETQIAVALWQDSTSIISNSIKAKVNAAATYLKEEGFELKGVASDGDCFFSAFLGSYACLSRKIPLLDDCKDKIPYLRQVLADIVRHIGSERAEEIKRKATWVSGLGEGDLLASALSIPIRLVTVNEEHLICGIHDRLIFSEQGLPEGNRSQEWKAIPQKERPNEYIFIVDLGGHFLYAQKHLKRESPLFSKVGDSSNPPLSNSPPKNELKKTLESLGIDDLLPEEEMKDLELSYTQVLKRAVKEKDPIQESLYIERLGDIYLRKENSETLLQAAGLYNYALHKAPKERQEIIRDRLSHVQNLLVRECKGKSLDSAVMRKQLEGNRQALEKLRAGIKAKIQALPETPSSQEVRQIYQEVVQRIKVFFKLIVEQAMATLEPAPCEYAMIGFGSLAREEMTPYSDLEFGILIQEDSKDNRKYFKRLTTLIHLRVINLGETILPALNIPCLKAIDFFDSITPTGFAFDGEGAKGKGCKTPFGNRQTFKLIQTPEKMAQYISKDEKDQWWHEKESHLPMELLNFTHLLGNNELTEQYRQKVQENLNTPYQEGLNLRHYLAKKHLVQEDMIAFDPGMGSLEKQGMLFKVKIDFYRFPHLAVDRLALLKEVVTLDTFGRIDQLNKQGILTSNAAEKLQDWMSIVLFMRLRTYFNCNAQKEAMNPLIKPFGFDDPRLIKEQLALDHKALEKIKKIYRIYIPFYHAMRDFLAGHENNLSSSDLNDDSPQTQGYIALRLFQNQEAKKWFHEALKKDSENFESLNELGLIYEQDEQEGSLKLAAKYLNQARKVALKSPRENKSFVASVYNNLISLYPTEVNFENAIDYANQALKILRELVDEDHPCIAGAYNNLGLIYHGQGNLKKAVEYYKKALKIDKKFIKEKPASVAIDYNNLAMIYLEQEDVIRAMDFVKQALNINLNFYGEMHPNVVTNYNNLAMIYQKQGELEKAMENVKKALAIDRKFFGKNHHTVATDYNNLGGIFIGLGNLKQAAEYIRKALKINLKHSGGNHRNAAENYNHLGMILRQDQGDLEKAAEYVHQAVDILIKIGDENHPSLATYYHHLGLIYQDQGDLEKAAEYVHQAVDIFIKIGDENHPHVVTYYHHLGLIYQKQGKLEKAFEHINKAIRLAYRLGQAYKKQGNLSLAIKYTKEAFRINIRLYGIHHSTTVTINANLQELNLAFSRNAGRKSSFPS
- a CDS encoding tetratricopeptide repeat protein — translated: MGAVNLDLNFPSTSTCKTSQKNSIFSSLNRIENTKIGLKTFAELKLQDLCLASLTCKQWKQLTQEPSTWKELYFQAIKGEGIEEQSSISLLENEVSNHLQANILAFRPTAINKNISLPFAPLIYIKEKCLEKEDFLSKDKIEEAENAYALTLKGAAQENDSIQQSFYAEKLGDVYLAKKIPEKLLQAAGLYNYAMHLSLPNRQEFLKEKLAKIQNLLSQLYEEKPLNYDLLRSQFEGNRQELKDLRSKIEKQIQSLPETPAPQVVRELYGEISQQIKAFFKILVKQSIDTLGAEPCEYAMIGFGSLAREEMTLYSDLEFGILIKEDTLINREYFKRLTTLIHLKVINLGETILPALDIPCLKAIDFFDSITPRGFAFDGAGVAGKGCKTPYGNRETFELIQTPEKMAQYIAKDEEGYWWHQQEPHLPLELVTYTHLLGAFKLTEQYKQELQENLDTCYQRSLTLRQYLARYHLVEEDMMVFEPRIGELECQGMLFHTKHDLYRFLHLALDRLALFNKVAAVDTYSRIDQLSNQGALNQGAAEKLKEWMLTALLMRLKTYSYYQAQQEMMNPLIKVFDIDESTLVQKQLGLDGETLAKIKKIYHVFIPFYQAMKEFLLGDEDRLKLSLLDENSPQMHGDIALRFFQHEEAKKWYSLARKETSEKSDLLNTLGIIDGIQGNFEQAIEHIYQALEIDLKLEGKDSLQVARDYNNLGVFYQNQGKLRIAANYVKLALKMTIKLYGKNNLRAANCYNNLGCIYLEEGNLEKAAKYVKQALEIGFRLYGKSHSSLAIYYINLGRIYQEQRDLAKGAELIKLAFDIDLKLYGEHHFNMSKNYNIIGLMYHAQKDYEQAAKHLKQALKTDLKLLGKNHIKIATRYNNLGSIYQSQGNLKEAFKLIRKALKINIKLFGENHPHVATSYNHLGTIFQKQGDFEQAIENAKKALKIRIELFGNYHPRVARVHNNLGTIYQEQGNVEQAAKSFTQALGVFLKVDGANHLKAANLCHHLGQIYRFQGELGKAAKYIHHGLQINIQHYGEYHPRVAEDYKNLGLIYREQGNLRPAGKYIKKALKINIKLFSENHPRALRDCEDLGMVYQEQGKLGKALNYTKQALRSGIVIYGIHHPEVATINSNLQKLKSFFPTSEVKTTTLLKRRGKSTGRGKR
- a CDS encoding ComEC/Rec2 family competence protein; the encoded protein is MLAFVFHQEYKAAVFNFLLFLSAAFYSSLAFQPPQLPEQGVTGTALIHISSLSRKNTFMGKNWSYQGKLLSFTGHESLNIYPNISIIISLLDHAALNRPLANKTYLLQGRLKQSKNGKFIFKPTKHHPWYPLANSWGLAEWRFNAKQAVNKYISQKISKNPNSPSSSFLSGITTGEFENRLMAFEFSRFGLQHIMAISGFHFAIVAGMLGFILSWIVGQKTSVSLLMLFMTLYFAFLGPSPSIIRAWVSCMLGFGATLLEKPPSGLNSLGIGLLIVLIFDPELALHIGFQFSFAVTAAILVSYFSFDYLLQKIFAKKTFNQLMAMNLSNQHGFIVLTLFRQALALSIAVTLAALPLTLYYFQKFPLWSIIYNFFFPWMVSLALMLLLAGLMVGILSSSLAQIIYNFNESFTNFVLDYAYGMPKSLDYNINLLMNQEITILWLGIYFLAGIYGRNYLSKQQKITSHELIF